A genomic window from Candidatus Kouleothrix ribensis includes:
- a CDS encoding aspartate/glutamate racemase family protein codes for MKTIGILGGLGPQATIDFEQRLHRAAQRLVPQQGDVAYPPLVSWFFRELPVLIPADSPMPSTLPPINPRLLEAARTLGGHVDFLVIPSNGVHLWQAEIEAAAGKPVVSMVDAVVAEVRRRGCRHVGLVDFRPAAWGVYPPRLEQHGLSWVELPSRHRDSLAAVMRAVNAGRNGETEEAQLRMAVSLLRARHADGIILACTEFPLALSGTLEPDLINPAELLAEAAVRAAMG; via the coding sequence ATGAAAACCATCGGCATTCTCGGCGGGCTCGGCCCGCAGGCCACGATCGACTTCGAGCAGCGGCTGCACCGGGCAGCCCAGAGGCTCGTCCCGCAGCAGGGCGACGTCGCCTATCCCCCGCTGGTCAGCTGGTTCTTTCGCGAGTTGCCCGTGCTGATACCGGCCGACAGCCCTATGCCGAGCACGCTGCCGCCGATCAATCCACGCCTGCTGGAGGCCGCACGCACCCTCGGCGGCCACGTGGACTTCCTCGTCATCCCGTCCAACGGCGTACACCTCTGGCAGGCCGAGATCGAAGCTGCCGCAGGCAAGCCCGTGGTCAGTATGGTTGACGCTGTGGTTGCCGAGGTGCGGCGGCGCGGCTGCCGGCACGTCGGCCTCGTGGACTTTCGCCCGGCGGCCTGGGGCGTCTACCCGCCCCGGCTGGAGCAGCACGGGCTGAGCTGGGTGGAGCTGCCGAGCCGCCACCGCGACAGCCTCGCCGCAGTGATGCGCGCGGTGAACGCGGGCCGCAACGGCGAGACCGAAGAGGCGCAGCTGCGGATGGCGGTCTCGCTGCTGCGCGCGCGCCACGCCGACGGTATCATCCTGGCCTGCACCGAGTTCCCACTGGCGCTTAGCGGTACACTGGAGCCCGATCTGATCAACCCCGCCGAGCTGCTGGCCGAGGCGGCGGTGCGCGCCGCCATGGGGTGA
- a CDS encoding glycosyltransferase, which yields MARFLIATLPLAGHVGPGLPIARTLIRRGHEVRWYTGQRFHPQIEATGAGYVPMLAAPDPGDGPFFVPLPKLSGLRAANWGVKRAFIDPIPAQVADLRRALAAFPADVILSDQVFGGAEALHELGGPPWAMLGISALTLSSRDTAPATLMLPPDPSPLGRLRNRVLNAVIHRVVTREAVRHMHYVRWSLGLPPLSRGLFDLLSPYLYLHGGTSAFEYTRRDLPAQVHFIGPLLPEPPRDFAPPPWWDELRAGRPVVHVTQGTVATDAEQLITPTLRALADNDLLVVATTGGKALSRLSEELPANVRLEPWLPHAHLLPYVDVMVTNGGYGGVQAALAHGVPLVVAGASEEKPQIAALVAWSGAGINLKTGTPTPAQVGAAVRASLADPRYRQQARRIQADYAQHRPADEAVALLERLAATGRAVIREGEATRRSHARRNDATLNTQQKNQEVA from the coding sequence ATGGCCCGTTTCCTCATCGCAACACTGCCCCTGGCCGGGCACGTTGGCCCTGGCCTGCCGATCGCCCGCACCCTGATTCGTCGCGGGCACGAGGTCCGCTGGTACACTGGGCAACGCTTCCACCCGCAGATTGAGGCGACGGGCGCCGGCTACGTGCCGATGCTCGCCGCGCCGGATCCAGGTGATGGCCCGTTCTTCGTGCCGCTGCCGAAGCTTTCGGGGCTACGGGCGGCGAACTGGGGGGTGAAGCGCGCCTTTATCGACCCCATCCCCGCCCAGGTCGCCGACCTCCGGCGCGCGCTCGCCGCGTTCCCCGCCGACGTGATCCTCAGCGACCAGGTCTTCGGCGGCGCCGAGGCGCTCCACGAGCTAGGGGGGCCGCCCTGGGCGATGCTAGGCATCAGCGCGCTCACCCTGAGCAGTCGTGATACCGCACCCGCAACGCTTATGCTGCCGCCCGACCCGTCACCCCTTGGGCGGCTACGCAACCGAGTGCTCAACGCCGTCATCCACCGGGTGGTCACGCGCGAAGCGGTGCGCCATATGCACTATGTGCGCTGGAGCCTTGGCCTGCCGCCGCTGAGCCGCGGCCTGTTCGACCTGCTCTCGCCGTACCTCTACCTCCACGGTGGAACGTCCGCCTTCGAGTACACGCGCCGTGATCTGCCGGCCCAGGTGCATTTCATTGGCCCGCTGCTGCCTGAGCCGCCGCGCGATTTCGCGCCGCCCCCGTGGTGGGACGAGCTGCGCGCCGGCAGGCCCGTCGTGCATGTGACCCAGGGCACCGTGGCGACCGACGCCGAGCAGCTGATCACCCCCACGCTGCGTGCGCTGGCCGATAACGATCTGCTAGTTGTGGCGACCACGGGCGGCAAGGCTTTGAGCAGGCTCTCGGAGGAACTGCCGGCGAACGTCCGCCTGGAGCCCTGGCTGCCGCACGCCCACCTTCTGCCCTACGTGGACGTGATGGTCACAAATGGTGGCTACGGCGGTGTACAGGCTGCCCTCGCCCACGGTGTGCCGCTGGTGGTGGCCGGTGCCAGCGAGGAGAAGCCGCAGATCGCCGCCCTTGTCGCCTGGAGCGGCGCGGGCATCAATCTGAAGACCGGCACGCCCACGCCCGCCCAGGTTGGCGCGGCAGTACGTGCGTCGCTCGCCGACCCGCGTTACCGCCAGCAGGCCCGACGCATCCAGGCCGACTACGCGCAGCATCGGCCCGCCGACGAGGCCGTGGCGCTGCTGGAGCGGCTGGCCGCGACAGGACGTGCGGTGATCCGAGAGGGCGAGGCCACGCGGCGCAGCCACGCTCGCCGAAATGACGCCACACTGAACACGCAGCAGAAAAATCAGGAGGTTGCATGA
- a CDS encoding nuclease, with the protein MTRVIVLDTGPLGIITNPRQTPDVVACTAWLRSMLAAGARVVLPEIADYELRRELLRAGKQNGLRRLDTAGRTLGYVPLTTAAMRRAAELWAELRRQGLPTADARAIDADAILAAQALLTAAPGDTLGVATTNVGHLSRIVPAQRWQDIVP; encoded by the coding sequence GTGACCAGAGTGATCGTGTTGGACACCGGGCCACTGGGCATCATCACCAACCCGCGCCAGACGCCTGACGTGGTGGCTTGCACCGCCTGGCTACGAAGTATGCTGGCGGCTGGCGCACGTGTGGTGCTGCCGGAGATCGCCGATTACGAACTGCGCCGGGAGTTACTGCGCGCCGGCAAGCAGAACGGTCTTCGGCGTCTCGACACTGCCGGTCGTACGCTGGGCTACGTACCGCTGACAACGGCGGCGATGCGGCGCGCCGCTGAGCTTTGGGCCGAGCTTCGTCGTCAAGGTCTCCCTACGGCCGATGCACGCGCCATAGACGCTGATGCTATTCTGGCGGCGCAGGCGCTGCTTACGGCCGCCCCGGGCGATACGCTGGGGGTTGCCACAACAAATGTTGGCCACCTCAGCCGCATTGTTCCAGCGCAGCGCTGGCAGGATATCGTGCCCTGA